The genomic region GCATCGTCGACAAAGATGGAAATCCCAGCACGGATGCGAACGATTTCGTCAACGGCGGCGGACATGTTCCGTTTGGCGGGCACAAGGGCTACGCCTTGATGATGGCGACAGAGTTTCTGGGAAGAATCTTCACAGGAGCGGACGCCTTTGTTGATTCCAAACACGGCGGTCCAATTATGCGGCACCAAGGCGTAACATTTATTGCTTTCAAAGCAGATCTGTTCCAGCCCTTCTCGGATTATGCAAATCGCGCCGATGAGATGGGACGTCGCGTCCGGGCGATTCCACCGGCACCCGGCTTCGATGAAGTCCTGATGCCCGGCGATCCGGAGGTTCGGACACGCGCCAACCGTCAACGCGATGGTATNNNNNNNNNNNNNNNNNNNNNNNNNNNNNNNNNNNNNNNNNNNNNNNNNNNNNNNNNNNNNNNNNNNNNNNNNNNNNGGAGATAAAAACATGAATCAAACCACCCACACAATAGCGCTTACAGAGGATCAAATCGACTTCCACAAGACGTTTGGCTATACAGTACTGAAACAGTTATTCTCAGCCGATGAACTCGCAACCATCCACAAAGAGTTTAACGCTACCATGGCAGAGCAATACGCACACAAACCATACGATGGCACAGAACGCCACTGGACACCGATGACGGACGAAGAAACGCCTTTCTTTGCGAGCCTGATGGAAGACCCTCGGTTCTTGACCGTCGCTAAACAGTTGTACGGTGACGATGTGCTCGGTATCGGCACAGATGCCAACCGCTATACCGGTAACACACATTGGCACCGCGACACCGGTACG from Candidatus Poribacteria bacterium harbors:
- a CDS encoding Ldh family oxidoreductase gives rise to the protein IVDKDGNPSTDANDFVNGGGHVPFGGHKGYALMMATEFLGRIFTGADAFVDSKHGGPIMRHQGVTFIAFKADLFQPFSDYANRADEMGRRVRAIPPAPGFDEVLMPGDPEVRTRANRQRDG